The following coding sequences are from one Sesamum indicum cultivar Zhongzhi No. 13 linkage group LG11, S_indicum_v1.0, whole genome shotgun sequence window:
- the LOC105173838 gene encoding pectinesterase-like: MESRNIIKNSIFSKKLSKTHRKLIVLIVLLPLAAVLVSLLLKNSTSSSHSRNHLPPLTPSLAFPLHSFIKKACPETLYSSLCRSTLSTLPKSKNFTSFLKILEFTINRTASHVKGARYSIVAHFTKQDLNLHEKNALRDCMEMLDQTLYELQQATNELRSFASLTGYRLDRLYGNIKNLLSAAMTNENTCINGFLDLEELDSDTRKGHREHLQNFLTPISHMISNSLALIKHVEKKSIQEMVKKPKMMITKGLQEELPDYKRIVRGRKKNTLRKLRPYATVASDGSGNYSTIRDAIAAAPNMSTSIYKIKIMAGIYKENVLIPREKINIMLIGDGMNSTIITGSRNFVDGFSTFESATLTVLGDKFLARDLTIKNTAPPEKHQAVALRVTSNAAFYRCEIVSHQDTLYAHSLRQYYQDCLIQGTIDFIFGNAAAVFQNCTILVRKPIPGQSNMITAQGREDPNQNTGISLQNCTIEAAKEFNLTQRRNISTYLGRPWRNYSRTIVVNSYLGDLIHPRGWFEWDEYSNLDTVEYIEYMNSGPGADTRRRISWAGYRKNCTEDMVRQFTAEEFLHGADDWLESTVFPLFAVLYHQET; this comes from the exons ATGGAGTCAAGAAACATCATCAAGAACTCTATATTCTCCAAGAAACTATCAAAAACCCACAGAAAACTGATCGTACTCATTGTTCTTCTTCCCCTTGCTGCGGTTCTTGTTTCATTATTACTGAAGAATTCGACTTCTTCCTCACATTCAAGAAACCATCTTCCTCCGTTGACCCCTTCTCTGGCCTTTCCCCTGCATTCATTCATCAAGAAAGCCTGCCCAGAAACTCTGTATTCGTCTTTATGTCGTTCCACTTTATCCACCCTGCCCAAGTCCAAGAACTTCACAAGCTTCCTCAAGATTCTGGAGTTCACAATTAACCGAACGGCAAGCCATGTGAAGGGTGCCCGATATAGCATCGTTGCTCATTTCACTAAGCAAGATTTAAACTTACATGAGAAGAATGCCCTGAGGGATTGCATGGAAATGCTTGATCAGACGTTATACGAACTACAACAAGCCACCAACGAGTTGAGGTCTTTTGCTTCTTTGACAGGTTATCGTCTTGACAGATTGTATGGTAACATCAAGAACCTTTTGAGCGCGGCCATGACTAATGAGAATACTTGCATTAATGGGTTTCTAGACTTGGAAGAACTGGATTCGGATACTCGAAAGGGTCACAGAGAACATCTTCAGAATTTCTTAACTCCAATTTCCCACATGATCAGCAATAGCTTGGCCCTGATAAAGCATGTGGAGAAGAAAAGCATCCAAGAAATGGTCAAGAAACCAAAGATGATGATCACCAAAGGGCTGCAGGAAGAACTTCCTGATTATAAGAGAATTGTTCGTGGACGAAAGAAGAATACACTGAGGAAGTTAAGGCCATATGCGACTGTAGCTTCTGACGGCAGCGGAAACTACAGTACCATAAGAGATGCGATTGCAGCAGCACCGAATATGAGCACGAGCATatataagatcaaaataatGGCAGGGatttacaaagaaaatgtCCTGATTCCAAGAGAGAAGATCAATATAATGTTGATTGGAGATGGGATGAACTCAACAATAATCACAGGGTCCAGAAATTTTGTTGATGGATTTTCCACCTTTGAATCTGCTACACTAA CTGTGTTGGGAGACAAATTCTTGGCCAGGGACTTAACCATAAAAAACACTGCACCTCCAGAAAAGCACCAGGCAGTGGCTCTCAGGGTGACTTCCAATGCTGCATTTTATCGTTGTGAGATCGTTTCCCATCAAGACACTCTGTATGCACATTCTCTGCGTCAGTACTATCAGGACTGCTTGATTCAAGGAACAATAGATTTCATCTTTGGAAATGCAGCAGCAGTCTTCCAGAACTGCACAATACTCGTACGCAAACCGATCCCAGGTCAGAGCAACATGATCACTGCTCAAGGGAGAGAAGATCCTAACCAGAATACAGGGATCAGCCTACAGAATTGCACCATAGAGGCTGCAAAAGAATTTAACCTGACACAAAGGAGAAACATTTCGACGTATTTGGGCAGGCCCTGGAGAAACTACTCAAGGACCATTGTCGTCAACAGCTATCTGGGAGATTTAATACATCCTCGAGGATGGTTTGAGTGGGATGAGTACAGCAATCTAGATACCGTTGAGTACATAGAGTACATGAATTCTGGACCTGGAGCAGATACGAGACGTAGAATTTCATGGGCAGGGTATAGAAAGAACTGCACAGAAGACATGGTCAGGCAGTTTACAGCTGAAGAATTCTTGCATGGAGCAGATGACTGGTTAGAGTCCACTGTATTCCCACTCTTCGCTGTTTTGTACCACCAGGAAACTTAG
- the LOC105173722 gene encoding sucrose synthase has protein sequence MAERVLTRVHSLRERLDATLAAHRNEILLFLSRIEAHGKGILKPHQLMAEFEAICAADKEKLQDHAFKEVLKSTQEAIVFPPWVALAIRLRPGVWEYVRVNVNALVVEELTVPEYLQFKEVLVNGTANGNFVLELDFEPFTASFPKPTLTKSIGNGVEFLNRHLSAKMFHDKESMTPLLDFLRMHHYKGKTMMLNDRIRNLNSLQAVLRKAEEYLSTLPPETPYADFEHKFQEIGLERGWGDTAARVSEMISMLLDLLEAPDSCTLEKFLGRIPMVFNVVILSPHGYFAQENVLGYPDTGGQVVYILDQVPALEREMLKRIKEQGLDIKPRILIVTRLLPDAVGTTCGQRLEKVFGTEHSHILRVPFRTEKGILRKWISRFEVWPYMETFTEDVAKEITAELQAKPDLIIGNYSEGNLAASLLAHKLGVTQCTIAHALEKTKYPDSDIYLKNFDEKYHFSCQFTADLYAMNHTDFIITSTFQEIAGSKDTVGQYESHMAFTMPGLYRVVHGIDVFDPKFNIVSPGADMNLYFPYTEKEKRLTAFHPEIEELLYSDVENEEHLCVLKDKKKPILFTMARLDRVKNLTGLVELYAKSPKLRELVNLVVVGGDRRKESKDLEEQAEMKKMYSLIETYKLNGQFRWISSQMNRVRNGELYRYIADTRGAFVQPAFYEAFGLTVVEAMTCGLPTFATLHGGPAEIIVHGKSGFHIDPYNGEQVAEVLVDFFEKCKHDPSHWETISAGGLKRIQEKYTWQIYSDRLLTLAGVYGFWKYVSKLDRREIRRYLEMFYALKFRKLAEAVPLAVE, from the exons ATGGCGGAACGTGTTCTGACTCGTGTTCACAGCCTGCGCGAGCGCCTGGATGCCACCCTTGCTGCTCATCGCAATGAGATTTTACTGTTTCTATCAAG GATTGAAGCCCACGGGAAAGGAATTCTGAAACCTCATCAGCTTATGGCTGAGTTTGAAGCAATTTGCGCAGCCGACAAGGAAAAACTGCAGGATCATGCCTTCAAAGAAGTCCTGAAGAGCACACAA GAAGCAATTGTGTTCCCTCCATGGGTTGCACTTGCTATTCGACTGAGGCCCGGTGTTTGGGAATATGTCCGAGTCAATGTTAACGCACTAGTTGTCGAGGAACTCACCGTGCCAGAGTATCTGCAGTTCAAAGAAGTGCTTGTCAATGGAAC TGCTAATGGCAACTTTGTTCTTGAGCTGGATTTTGAACCATTCACCGCATCTTTTCCCAAGCCGACTCTCACCAAGTCCATTGGTAATGGAGTTGAGTTCCTCAACCGGCACCTCTCGGCCAAAATGTTCCATGACAAAGAGAGCATGACCCCTCTTCTCGATTTTCTCCGTATGCACCATTACAAGGGAAAG ACGATGATGCTGAATGATAGAATACGGAACCTTAATTCTCTGCAAGCTGTTCTGCGGAAGGCAGAGGAGTACCTCTCAACACTGCCTCCGGAGACGCCATATGCAGATTTTGAGCATAAGTTCCAAGAGATCGGATTGGAGAGAGGATGGGGTGATACTGCAGCGCGAGTCTCGGAGATGATCTCGATGCTTCTCGACCTTCTTGAAGCTCCTGACTCCTGCACTCTTGAGAAATTCCTCGGCAGAATTCCAATGGTTTTCAATGTCGTTATTCTTTCCCCACATGGTTACTTTGCTCAAGAAAATGTCTTGGGCTACCCTGATACTGGTGGCCAG GTTGTCTACATTTTGGATCAAGTCCCTGCATTGGAGCGCGAGATGCTTAAACGTATCAAGGAGCAAGGACTTGATATCAAACCACGAATTCTCATT GTAACTCGGTTGCTCCCAGATGCAGTGGGGACTACCTGCGGCCAACGGCTTGAGAAAGTGTTTGGAACCGAGCACTCACATATTCTTCGAGTTCCGTTTAGAACTGAGAAGGGAATTTTACGCAAATGGATCTCCCGCTTTGAGGTTTGGCCATACATGGAAACTTTTACTGAG GACGTCGCCAAGGAAATTACCGCAGAATTGCAAGCCAAGCCAGATTTGATCATTGGAAACTATAGTGAGGGAAATCTTGCAGCCTCCTTGCTGGCTCACAAGTTAGGGGTAACACAG TGTACCATTGCTCATGCACTGGAGAAAACCAAATATCCTGATTCTGACATTTACCTGAAAAATTTCGATGAGAAGTATCACTTCTCATGCCAGTTTACTGCTGATCTCTATGCAATGAATCACACTGACTTCATCATCACCAGCACATTCCAAGAAATTGCCGGAAG TAAGGACACCGTTGGACAATACGAGAGCCACATGGCATTCACAATGCCTGGATTGTACCGTGTTGTCCACGGAATTGATGTGTTCGACCCAAAATTCAACATTGTCTCTCCAGGAGCCGATATGAACCTCTACTTCCCGTATACAGAGAAGGAAAAGAGACTTACAGCTTTCCACCCTGAAATCGAGGAGCTTCTCTATAGCGATGTTGAAAATGAGGAGCATCT GTGTGTGCtgaaagacaagaaaaagcCCATTTTATTCACCATGGCAAGATTGGATCGCGTGAAGAACTTGACGGGACTGGTGGAATTGTATGCCAAGAGTCCAAAACTCAGGGAATTAGTTAACCTTGTCGTAGTTGGTGGTGACAGAAGAAAAGAATCTAAGGACTTGGAAGAACAAGCGGAGATGAAAAAGATGTACAGCCTCATAGAAACCTACAAGCTGAATGGCCAATTCAGATGGATTTCATCCCAAATGAACCGTGTGAGGAATGGTGAACTCTACCGCTACATTGCTGACACACGAGGTGCTTTTGTGCAACCAGCATTCTACGAGGCCTTCGGTCTGACCGTTGTCGAGGCCATGACTTGTGGTCTGCCGACTTTTGCAACTCTCCACGGTGGTCCAGCTGAGATCATTGTCCATGGAAAATCTGGGTTCCACATCGATCCATACAACGGTGAACAGGTTGCTGAGGTTCTTGTTGATTTCTTTGAGAAGTGCAAGCATGACCCTTCTCATTGGGAAACCATTTCAGCGGGCGGCCTGAAACGTATCCAGGAGAA GTACACATGGCAGATTTATTCAGACAGGTTGTTGACATTGGCCGGAGTCTATGGATTCTGGAAATACGTTTCCAAGCTCGATCGTCGTGAGATCAGACGCTACCTTGAAATGTTTTACGCGCTCAAGTTCCGTAAGTTG GCCGAAGCTGTTCCACTTGCAGTTGagtaa